The Litchfieldia alkalitelluris genome has a window encoding:
- a CDS encoding two-component system sensor histidine kinase NtrB encodes MVGFNLKIITNRYLFVIMILGIVTFLFQIQFPITNIEISLFLVIALGIILSDYFYIPKPPKGNLLFLSMDTALYIATLFIFGLETTLLTLLVCTIIFSAIRRKVQWWKHIFNFSIYTMMITCTYNIYVKLGGAINGVILDHSFPFLVSLLSYFIVNMVLLIPYFYLASKKQFITVIKSFLNDTLLIYFITLAGSYILITLLQHEHPIFGVFIFTFIIILLSITFRNNFRLYEKISKDKIHREQILDSLPVGVITIDHQTSSIDLNTSAAKLLNLNSNQVMEFLISNPELNHEFWKNVGTRETYQNNKVYYTVGEVKHLLLMSQTKLIDQYEQLIGRIIYFIDITDTDELEKRIYQSEKLALLGQLAAGAAHEIRNPLTVIQGFVSLMNVSLKDHERDKFQLPLLLKEFKRIDTIIDDMLLIAKPGAPIIKEVCLESLVKEILPLFDSSVTNQDIRFSVNMTKAKLMVDPKQMTQVFYNLFRNSSEAIGEKGWIKIYSDVIDGMYQLFIKDNGPGIPKELQKTIFDPFQTTKDNGTGLGLTIVQRIIENHGGKIELQSNEMGTTFMISLPIKE; translated from the coding sequence TTGGTTGGATTTAATTTAAAAATAATTACTAATCGATATTTATTTGTCATCATGATTTTAGGCATCGTAACCTTTCTGTTTCAAATTCAGTTCCCAATTACTAATATAGAAATTTCTCTATTTTTGGTTATTGCTTTAGGGATTATTCTTTCTGACTATTTTTATATACCTAAACCACCAAAAGGGAACTTATTATTTCTCTCGATGGATACAGCATTGTATATAGCTACATTATTTATTTTTGGGCTAGAAACTACTCTTTTGACCCTATTGGTCTGTACCATTATATTTAGTGCAATTCGGAGAAAAGTACAATGGTGGAAACATATCTTTAATTTTTCCATTTATACCATGATGATCACTTGTACATATAATATATATGTGAAACTTGGTGGAGCAATTAATGGAGTAATTCTAGACCATAGTTTCCCTTTTCTGGTTTCCCTTTTATCGTACTTTATCGTTAATATGGTTTTATTAATTCCTTATTTTTATTTAGCTTCGAAGAAACAGTTTATCACCGTAATTAAGAGCTTCTTAAATGATACGCTATTAATCTATTTTATTACACTAGCTGGTTCATATATTTTGATTACGTTATTGCAGCATGAACACCCTATATTTGGTGTATTCATTTTTACTTTTATCATCATCCTGCTATCAATTACTTTTCGTAATAATTTCCGTTTATACGAAAAGATATCAAAGGATAAAATACACCGAGAACAGATTCTGGATTCACTTCCTGTAGGAGTAATCACGATTGATCATCAAACTTCATCAATCGATTTGAATACATCCGCCGCTAAATTGTTGAATTTGAATAGTAATCAAGTCATGGAATTTCTTATCAGTAATCCTGAGCTAAATCATGAGTTCTGGAAGAATGTAGGGACAAGGGAAACTTACCAGAATAACAAAGTGTATTATACTGTTGGGGAAGTGAAACATCTTCTCTTAATGTCACAAACAAAGCTGATTGATCAATATGAGCAATTAATAGGTCGTATCATTTATTTTATCGATATTACTGACACGGATGAGCTTGAAAAGCGGATTTACCAATCTGAAAAACTAGCATTGCTAGGGCAATTAGCTGCGGGTGCTGCACATGAAATCAGAAATCCATTAACTGTAATCCAGGGCTTTGTATCACTGATGAATGTCTCCTTAAAGGATCATGAAAGAGATAAATTCCAACTTCCGTTACTGTTAAAAGAGTTTAAGCGTATTGATACAATTATTGATGATATGCTTCTAATTGCTAAACCAGGTGCTCCTATAATAAAAGAAGTCTGTCTTGAATCATTGGTTAAAGAGATTCTTCCTCTATTTGATTCAAGTGTCACGAATCAAGATATTCGTTTTTCGGTGAATATGACAAAGGCAAAACTAATGGTCGACCCAAAGCAAATGACACAGGTATTTTATAACCTCTTTAGAAATAGTAGTGAAGCCATCGGTGAAAAAGGCTGGATAAAGATATATTCAGATGTAATTGATGGAATGTATCAATTATTTATCAAAGATAATGGGCCAGGTATTCCGAAAGAGTTACAGAAAACCATCTTTGACCCATTTCAAACAACAAAGGACAATGGT